One part of the Bacteroidota bacterium genome encodes these proteins:
- a CDS encoding tetratricopeptide repeat protein — MKQKQKTKFPQPPLQRGIKQPSTIEKKRRWTLGLIIAALGFLLYTNTLHHGYVLDDFSVIKENNIVRQGIHAIPEIFKTSYRQGYLSVKDGLYRPLSLALFAAEWNYFPDKPGVSHFVNSMLYALTGFLLFLTLLRLFSHRLVSVEKSEALAFIASVLFIVHPLHVEVVANIKSRDEILCFLFTVSSLGFALKFTDEAKKKFLFYSSLCLFLAFLSKETAITWLVILPIALYFFRELPLKKNFVTMIPIVVVTGIYLAIRSKVLQGALADDSVSIADNVIAGAKTFSAHTGTAFYILGLYVIKLFFPHPLSYDYSFNQIPVVEMGNMFSILSLLFYTGIGIYAAFILIKSFQDKSHFSLLTSHFSFGILFFLVTVFLFSNLVLLIGTSMGDRLMYFPSLGFCICISVLYVKFFRMENLKIETGNRKLYPLLVILILFSYKTWSRNYDWKDNYTLYSHDVTLVPNSVKAHYYLGLELVKVVAETEQDAEKKKKIYEEGIAELEKAAKILPSFSSAYTQMGVAYYRMKNYEKAIENYNKANELKPADAITLNNIGTVYFEWKKYAEAKQKFQEALTVDPRFTDAYMNLGSVQGTMGDYTGAISSFQNAITYAPDNARAYFFIGITYQNMGDKANAEKYFQAAEKIDPKFKQQ, encoded by the coding sequence ATGAAGCAAAAACAAAAAACAAAATTTCCCCAGCCCCCTTTACAAAGGGGGATAAAGCAGCCATCCACCATTGAGAAAAAAAGACGGTGGACGCTTGGATTAATTATTGCAGCGCTGGGATTTCTTCTTTACACAAACACCTTGCATCACGGCTATGTGCTCGATGATTTTTCAGTAATCAAAGAAAACAATATTGTGCGGCAGGGCATTCACGCCATTCCGGAAATTTTTAAAACATCGTACCGGCAGGGTTATCTTTCGGTGAAGGATGGTTTATACCGCCCGCTGTCGCTTGCGCTTTTCGCAGCAGAGTGGAATTATTTTCCTGACAAGCCGGGCGTAAGCCATTTTGTAAACAGCATGCTGTATGCGCTCACCGGGTTTTTACTTTTTCTTACACTGCTCAGATTATTTTCTCACCGGCTGGTTTCTGTGGAAAAAAGTGAAGCCCTTGCATTTATTGCTTCGGTTCTATTCATTGTTCATCCGCTGCATGTGGAGGTGGTTGCCAATATTAAAAGCCGCGATGAGATACTTTGTTTTTTATTTACGGTTTCAAGTTTGGGATTTGCCCTGAAGTTTACGGATGAAGCGAAAAAGAAATTTTTATTTTACTCTTCGCTTTGTTTGTTTCTTGCATTTCTCTCTAAGGAAACCGCCATTACCTGGCTCGTTATTCTTCCCATCGCATTGTATTTTTTCCGGGAACTTCCGCTGAAAAAAAATTTTGTGACTATGATTCCCATAGTGGTTGTTACAGGAATTTATCTTGCCATTCGTTCAAAGGTCTTGCAAGGCGCGCTGGCAGACGATTCGGTTTCCATAGCGGATAACGTTATTGCGGGCGCAAAAACTTTCAGCGCGCATACCGGCACTGCGTTTTACATTCTTGGATTATATGTTATAAAATTATTTTTCCCCCATCCGCTTTCGTACGATTATTCCTTTAACCAGATTCCGGTGGTGGAAATGGGAAATATGTTTTCGATTCTCTCTTTATTATTTTATACGGGAATTGGAATATATGCAGCTTTTATTTTAATAAAATCTTTTCAGGACAAATCTCACTTCTCACTTCTTACTTCTCACTTCTCTTTCGGAATTTTATTTTTCCTGGTTACCGTTTTTCTTTTTTCCAATCTTGTTCTCCTCATCGGCACTTCCATGGGCGACCGCCTGATGTATTTTCCTTCGCTCGGATTTTGCATTTGCATTTCGGTTCTGTATGTGAAATTTTTCAGGATGGAAAATCTGAAAATAGAAACCGGAAACCGGAAACTCTATCCGCTGCTTGTAATTCTGATTCTCTTTTCGTATAAAACATGGTCAAGAAATTACGACTGGAAAGATAATTACACGCTTTACTCTCACGATGTAACTCTTGTTCCCAACAGCGTGAAGGCGCATTACTACCTCGGGCTTGAATTAGTGAAAGTGGTTGCAGAAACAGAACAAGATGCGGAGAAGAAGAAAAAAATATATGAAGAAGGAATTGCTGAACTGGAAAAGGCGGCAAAAATTCTTCCCTCATTTTCAAGCGCCTACACGCAAATGGGAGTGGCGTATTACCGCATGAAAAATTATGAAAAGGCAATTGAGAATTATAACAAGGCAAATGAATTAAAACCAGCCGATGCCATTACGCTGAACAACATTGGCACGGTTTATTTTGAATGGAAAAAATATGCCGAAGCAAAACAAAAGTTTCAGGAAGCGCTAACAGTTGACCCGCGTTTTACAGATGCCTACATGAACCTCGGAAGCGTGCAGGGCACGATGGGCGATTATACCGGAGCCATTTCAAGTTTTCAGAATGCCATTACCTATGCGCCCGATAATGCCCGCGCGTATTTTTTCATTGGCATTACCTATCAGAACATGGGCGATAAAGCGAATGCGGAAAAATATTTTCAGGCAGCGGAAAAGA
- a CDS encoding phosphoribosyltransferase: MSSKTLILSSRQVQQRIDRMAYQIYENNHLEKEIIIAGIAKNGYLLAERISKKLEEISPLKIKLSEIIINKKNPLSEKIKVNLSENDVKGKVVIIVDDVLESGRTMLYGIDPFLKYSVKRLSSVVLVNRDHHSFPVKADYVGISLATTMQEHISVELNGGKNDAVFLS; the protein is encoded by the coding sequence ATGAGTTCCAAAACGCTAATATTAAGTTCCCGCCAGGTTCAGCAGCGCATTGACCGCATGGCGTACCAGATTTATGAAAACAATCATCTGGAAAAAGAAATTATCATAGCGGGAATTGCAAAGAACGGCTATTTGCTCGCGGAGCGGATTTCAAAAAAGCTGGAAGAAATTTCTCCGCTGAAAATAAAACTTTCCGAAATCATTATAAACAAAAAAAATCCTCTTTCAGAAAAAATAAAAGTAAACCTTTCTGAAAATGACGTGAAAGGAAAAGTGGTAATTATTGTGGACGATGTGCTGGAATCCGGAAGGACCATGCTCTATGGCATTGACCCGTTCTTAAAATATTCCGTGAAGCGCCTCAGCAGCGTGGTGCTCGTTAACCGCGACCATCATTCTTTTCCTGTGAAAGCCGATTATGTCGGCATTTCTCTTGCCACCACCATGCAGGAACATATTTCGGTGGAACTGAACGGAGGAAAAAATGACGCGGTGTTTTTATCCTGA
- the cadA gene encoding cadmium-translocating P-type ATPase, with the protein MEKNNTLNIEGMTCAHCAMTITKVLENNGAENATVNYAAGEASFHLPDQNNLQKIISGISKAGYKVVSEETVHAHEHTISRVEKYFLFTLPLTIVLFLSHMIFPDEFILNNPLIQLAICFPVFTIGCLHFGKSAWSSVKVGAPNMDVLVMLGSGAAFVYSVVGIFLFYGTSEVHNYLFFETAATIITLILLGNVMEHRSVKQTTSAIGELSKLQITTAKKIMLHNGKEMIHEVSAKEILTGDVLMVNTGDKIPVDGAVLSGNASIDESMITGESVQVEKSKGDKVIGGTIAAEGNIKMLAEKIGKETVLSKIIEMVKSAQQAKPKIQKLGDKISNIFVPVVLVISVLTFLICHFVFDVNVQKSLMNSIAVLVISCPCAMGLATPTAVMVGIGRAAKNGILIKGGSSLEEFAKTKNIVFDKTGTLTNGKFKIKNIHSLNGVSKEEIEAILFKLEQHSSHPIAKSIVQELKTKNVQSKTFSDIKELKGVGVEAKTNDGIIFKVGSFRIASEITKDDSHSLYVVKNNSLAGYVDIEDEIKTNARETISFLKAKNISPILLSGDRKNSCEAIAKKLGIENIYSEQLPEQKLNLIDSFSKKEHTAMVGDGINDAPALTKATVGISIGNATQIAIHSSQIILLNEKDLQQLQTAYLISKHTLKTIKQNLFWAFFYNVIAIPIAAAGFLSPMIGAFAMAFSDVIVIGNSIRLKTKKLN; encoded by the coding sequence ATGGAAAAAAATAATACGCTGAACATTGAAGGGATGACGTGCGCCCATTGCGCCATGACGATTACAAAAGTATTAGAGAATAACGGAGCAGAAAATGCAACGGTGAATTATGCAGCAGGCGAAGCAAGTTTTCATCTACCAGACCAAAACAATCTTCAGAAAATTATTTCAGGAATTTCAAAAGCGGGGTATAAAGTGGTGAGCGAAGAAACCGTTCATGCACACGAACACACAATATCACGGGTAGAAAAATATTTTCTTTTTACTCTTCCGCTCACCATCGTACTTTTTTTATCGCACATGATTTTTCCCGATGAATTTATTCTGAACAATCCGCTGATTCAGTTGGCAATTTGTTTTCCTGTTTTTACCATCGGGTGTCTGCACTTTGGAAAAAGCGCATGGAGTTCTGTGAAAGTTGGCGCGCCCAATATGGATGTGCTTGTAATGCTTGGCTCGGGCGCGGCATTCGTATATAGTGTCGTTGGAATTTTTCTCTTCTATGGAACCAGTGAAGTTCATAATTATCTTTTCTTTGAAACGGCTGCCACAATTATCACGCTTATTCTCCTGGGAAATGTGATGGAACACCGTTCCGTGAAACAAACCACCAGCGCCATTGGCGAATTAAGCAAACTGCAAATTACCACTGCAAAAAAAATTATGCTGCACAATGGAAAAGAAATGATTCACGAAGTTTCTGCAAAAGAAATTTTAACAGGCGATGTATTGATGGTAAATACCGGAGATAAAATTCCTGTGGATGGTGCTGTCCTTTCCGGAAATGCATCTATAGATGAATCCATGATTACCGGTGAAAGCGTTCAGGTTGAAAAATCAAAAGGCGATAAAGTTATTGGCGGAACAATTGCCGCAGAAGGGAATATAAAAATGCTTGCGGAAAAAATAGGGAAGGAAACTGTTCTCTCAAAAATTATTGAAATGGTGAAAAGCGCGCAGCAAGCCAAACCTAAAATTCAAAAACTCGGAGATAAAATCAGCAACATTTTTGTTCCGGTTGTGTTGGTGATTTCTGTTCTTACCTTTTTAATTTGTCATTTTGTTTTTGATGTTAATGTTCAAAAATCTCTGATGAACAGCATTGCCGTGCTGGTAATTTCCTGCCCGTGCGCTATGGGGCTTGCCACTCCAACTGCGGTAATGGTTGGAATCGGACGCGCTGCAAAAAATGGAATTCTCATCAAAGGCGGAAGTTCTTTGGAAGAATTTGCAAAGACAAAAAATATTGTGTTTGATAAAACAGGAACGCTCACCAACGGAAAATTTAAAATAAAAAATATCCATTCGCTGAATGGAGTTTCAAAAGAAGAAATTGAAGCAATACTTTTTAAACTTGAACAGCATTCTTCCCATCCCATTGCAAAATCAATAGTTCAGGAATTGAAAACAAAAAACGTACAATCAAAAACTTTTTCTGATATAAAAGAATTAAAAGGAGTTGGCGTGGAAGCAAAAACAAATGATGGAATTATTTTTAAAGTTGGTTCTTTTCGTATTGCTTCTGAAATAACCAAAGACGATTCTCATTCTTTGTATGTAGTTAAAAATAATTCGCTGGCAGGTTATGTGGATATTGAAGATGAAATTAAAACGAATGCAAGAGAAACAATTTCTTTTTTGAAAGCGAAAAATATTTCTCCTATTCTTCTCAGCGGAGACAGAAAAAACAGCTGCGAGGCAATTGCAAAAAAATTGGGAATTGAAAATATTTACAGCGAGCAGTTGCCCGAACAGAAACTTAATCTGATTGATTCATTTTCAAAAAAAGAACATACAGCAATGGTGGGCGATGGTATCAATGATGCTCCGGCATTAACGAAAGCCACCGTGGGAATTTCCATTGGTAACGCCACGCAAATTGCCATTCATTCTTCGCAGATAATTTTGTTGAACGAAAAAGATTTGCAGCAACTGCAAACGGCTTACCTCATAAGCAAACATACTTTGAAAACGATAAAGCAAAATCTTTTTTGGGCTTTCTTTTACAATGTAATTGCAATTCCAATTGCCGCTGCCGGATTTCTGAGCCCGATGATTGGCGCTTTCGCCATGGCATTTTCAGATGTGATTGTAATAGGCAACTCCATCCGCCTCAAAACCAAAAAACTCAATTGA
- a CDS encoding class I SAM-dependent methyltransferase, with product MKKIRKAVKAIVSAIKNPWLLNTILSDDAEWKKYIEKKYKIKNLPLVEINDLIPCFSETVELAFLDGSSLPTDMALLKALCKKFERCNYFEIGTWRGESAMNVSTIADKCVTFDLSKEELRKRKITEEEIKLHSFFSKDKKNILHLHGNTFKYDFSELNEKFDVLFIDGDHHYEYVKNDTEKVFRNLIHEKSMVVWHDYAHSPETIRYEVLAGILDGIPEQFRNNLYHVSNTLCAIFIRENIISKEFHSPAKPDKKFAIKIETKKLN from the coding sequence ATGAAGAAAATCCGTAAAGCCGTTAAAGCAATTGTAAGTGCAATAAAAAATCCCTGGCTTCTGAATACTATTTTATCCGATGATGCCGAATGGAAAAAATATATTGAGAAAAAATATAAGATAAAAAATTTACCGCTTGTTGAAATAAATGATTTGATTCCGTGCTTTTCAGAAACCGTTGAACTTGCTTTCCTGGACGGAAGTTCGCTTCCCACCGATATGGCGCTTCTGAAAGCTCTCTGTAAAAAATTTGAACGCTGCAACTATTTTGAAATCGGCACCTGGCGCGGGGAAAGCGCAATGAATGTTTCAACAATTGCAGATAAGTGCGTTACATTTGACCTCTCTAAAGAAGAATTGCGCAAAAGAAAAATTACTGAAGAAGAGATTAAATTGCACTCCTTTTTTTCCAAAGACAAAAAAAATATTTTGCATTTGCATGGAAACACATTTAAGTATGATTTTTCTGAACTCAATGAAAAATTTGATGTCCTGTTTATTGATGGCGACCATCATTATGAATATGTAAAGAATGATACGGAGAAAGTTTTCAGAAATTTAATTCATGAAAAATCCATGGTGGTTTGGCACGATTACGCGCATTCTCCTGAAACAATCCGCTATGAAGTTTTAGCGGGAATTCTGGATGGCATTCCTGAACAATTCCGAAACAATCTTTATCACGTTTCAAATACATTATGTGCAATTTTCATCAGAGAAAATATTATTTCAAAAGAATTTCATTCGCCCGCCAAGCCGGATAAAAAATTTGCAATCAAGATAGAAACCAAAAAACTCAATTGA